CGCTTTAAGCACCTGGAAGCGCGAGAAATGTTCGAGGTGGTGAGTGGGCGGGTGTTTCCGTTTCTGCGGACGGAGTTTCTGAGCAGCTATGGCGAGGATTCGACCTATGCTCACCACATGAAGGATGCCCGCTTCACGATTCCAACCCCAGCGCTGTTGGCGAAGGTGGTGGATCTGATTGACCATCTGCCAATGGACGATCGCGACACGAAGGGCGATCTCTATGAATATATGCTGAGTAAGATTGCCAGTGCTGGACAGAATGGGCAGTTCCGCACGCCGCGCCACATCATTCAACTGATGGTAGAGATGATGGCTCCCACGCCGAAGGATGTAATTTGTGATCCGGCAAGCGGTACTTGTGGTTTTCTGGTGGCGGCTGGGGAGTATCTACGATCGCATCATCCAGAGGTATTGCGGGATGCCAAGCTGAAGCAGCACTTCCATCATGGGATGTTTCACGGCTTTGATTTCGACGGCACAATGCTGCGGATTGGCAGTATGAATATGCTGCTGCATGGCGTGGATAACCCGGATGTGGTTTACCGCGATTCGCTGGCGCAGGATCACGCGGGGGAGGATGAGAAATATACGCTGGTGCTGGCAAATCCGCCGTTTGCGGGATCGCTGGACTACGAGAATACGGCAAAGGATCTGCTTCAGATCGTTAAAACCAAGAAGACGGAACTGCTGTTTCTGGCGTTATTTCTGCGGCTGCTGAAGCCAGGGGGACGGGCGGCGGTGATTGTGCCGGATGGAGTGCTGTTTGGCTCCTCGAAGGCGCACAAGGAACTGCGGAAGATTCTCGTTGAGGATCAAAAGCTGGATGCAGTGGTGAAGCTGCCGGGAGGAGTGTTTAAGCCCTATGCGGGGGTGTCTACGGCAATTCTGCTGTTTACCAAAACGAATTCGGGCGGGACGGAACAGGTCTGGTTTTATGAGGTAGAGGCAGATGGTTGGAGCCTGGACGATAAGCGTCAGTCGTTGCTGCCAGAGGAGAAGTTGGGAGCAGTGCCAAAACTGGAACTGGTGGACGAGGAACACGCCAAGAACAATCTGCCGGATGTGCTGGCACGGTGGGCGCAGCGGGAGGGCAGTGAACGGGATCGATCGCGCACCGCTCAGAGTTTCTGTGTGTCGAAGGCTGAGATTGCCGAGAATGGCTATGATTTGAGCCTGAATCGCTACAAGGAAGTGGTGCATGAAGAGGTGAATCATGTGCCGCCTCAGCAGATTTTAACGACGCTGGAGCAGCTAGAAACCCGGATTCAACAGGGCATGAAGGAACTGCGGGAGATGCTGGGATGAAATTGGGCGAGATTGTATCGCGTCTAATCATCGATCGACGTAAGCTTACTGACTATGCTCTGAATCCTGATAATCCAGCGGGTGCAAATAAAGCTTTAATTTTTCGCCTTCGCCTGGGATATACCAGGGATAATTATGAGCCACTGYWSSWSSWSWWTGAGATTCAGGCATTGGAGGCTGAAGCGTTACCGACCAAAGCAGACCAGCACGGACAGCGATATCAGTTAGATTTAGAGGTAGTCGGGGTCGAGGGACAGAGGGAGATCGTCCGGACTGGGTGGATTGTTGCACCAGGAGCGAATTTTGCCAGATTAGTGACGCTGTATGTGAGGAAGCAACCATGACCAAACCTGAACTATTTGATGTGGTTGAGTTGCTGGTCAATCTGCCAGAGCAAAACTTGCAGGCGGGCGCACAGGGGGCGATCGTTGAGCAGTATGCCGACGACACTTATGAGGTCGAGTTTGCCAATGCAGACGGAGAAACCCTTGCTTTAGTCAGCCTGCCTGTGCAGCAWWKMNTGKTSRTKNTGGCGAGCCGCGACAAAAACCTGGGTTCCTCTTTCGGAGAAAATTGAGGCTCTGATAGCAGTTTTGCCGGAAGAGACGCGATTGGAAGTGTTTGACTTTGCTCGATTCGTCTACAGCCGCAGAATGAGATGATGGCTCACTGGGAGTATGAATCTGGGGCGATCGCCCACCATCAGCCCTACAAACCAAGATCCAGCAGGGGATGAAGGAGCTAAAGGAGATGTTGGGATGAGGCTAGAAGCGACCCCTTACGGATATCTCGAAGAACGCGTCTCATTTAGCGGAATGCGGGAGGAGGGTGTGTGAGGTCGTTTCCTTGTTCTTATTTAGGCGTAGACGTTGAACTAACGGATGAACGGGAACAGCACATTATTGAAACGCACCCAGGTACGCTACCTAATTACTTGGAGCAGTTAGCTGAAACCCTGGCTGATCCTGACCAGATTCGTCAAAGCGATCGCGACCCATCAGCACTTTTGTTTTCTAAATGGTTTGCTACGATTCGCACAGGACGGTATTTAGTCGTTGTGATGGTCAGCCAACCAGACCCACCAAGGTACTGGATCATTACAACCTACACGGCTCGCAAACTTGCTGGAGGAAAGGTGATATGGACAAAAACTTAATCTTTCGCTACGACAAGGTTGGAGATATTCTTTACATTGACACTTGCCCTCCGTATGCTGACCAGGAAACTGAGGAATTGGGCGATGAAATTATTGCGCGTCTGAACCCTGATTCCGGAGCGATCGAGAATTTGGAAATTCTTTTCTTCTCAAGCCGCCTGAATTCGAGTATGTCGCTNGARCWGNCCGATNTSARRCTGCTCTCAAATTGGMMKKMTAAAAACTTGATGCGATCGCCCACCATCAGCCCCACAAACCAAGATCCAGCAGAGAATGAAGGATCTAAAGGAGATGTTGGGATAATGGAGCTACTGCACCTCGATCGCCAGGAGGTAGGGGGATGACTATTGCCGTTTCAA
This window of the Leptolyngbya ohadii IS1 genome carries:
- a CDS encoding type I restriction-modification system subunit M: MLTGELRSQIDAVWNAFWSGGIANPLEVIEQITYLLFLRRLDSQHTLEENKARTLKRPIERRVFPEGNDDQGRPYDDLRWSRFKHLEAREMFEVVSGRVFPFLRTEFLSSYGEDSTYAHHMKDARFTIPTPALLAKVVDLIDHLPMDDRDTKGDLYEYMLSKIASAGQNGQFRTPRHIIQLMVEMMAPTPKDVICDPASGTCGFLVAAGEYLRSHHPEVLRDAKLKQHFHHGMFHGFDFDGTMLRIGSMNMLLHGVDNPDVVYRDSLAQDHAGEDEKYTLVLANPPFAGSLDYENTAKDLLQIVKTKKTELLFLALFLRLLKPGGRAAVIVPDGVLFGSSKAHKELRKILVEDQKLDAVVKLPGGVFKPYAGVSTAILLFTKTNSGGTEQVWFYEVEADGWSLDDKRQSLLPEEKLGAVPKLELVDEEHAKNNLPDVLARWAQREGSERDRSRTAQSFCVSKAEIAENGYDLSLNRYKEVVHEEVNHVPPQQILTTLEQLETRIQQGMKELREMLG
- a CDS encoding DUF2283 domain-containing protein, whose protein sequence is MDKNLIFRYDKVGDILYIDTCPPYADQETEELGDEIIARLNPDSGAIENLEILFFSSRLNSSMSLEXXDXXLLSNWXXKNLMRSPTISPTNQDPAENEGSKGDVGIMELLHLDRQEVGG